Proteins encoded in a region of the Fusarium falciforme chromosome 6, complete sequence genome:
- a CDS encoding Beta-glucosidase has product MTPPKVDIDHILGNLTLNEKISLLAGESDWQTVGIPSKGVPAVKVSDGPNGARGASFVDSTTAACFPAACCIAATFDSDLARDIGEAIAEETRSKGARCLLGPTVCIHRHPLGGRNFESFSEDPFLSGKLAAQYINGLQSQGVSATIKHFAANEQETQRLTVDTLVGERALREIYLRPFEIAVKEANPWAIMTSYNLLNGEHADSNKYLLQQVLRDDWGWEGLVVSDWGGTNSTADALNAGLDLEMPGPTRWRKQEAVLEAIKAGQLTQGTIDQRVKQLLAFLERLGCFHDPRIPDEQAINNPRHQSLIRDVGSRGLVLLKNDTNILPLRATELDGKKIALLGYAKTALAHGGGSASVVAHYKVTPWEALKNALGDQVELSYAKGADTLRYLPPITTGVLDLDGNPGFTYKRYEPNNPVPVEIKQMHPDSFVSVFASVGFRDCDVSFEGLFEVHETGEYYFSCAGLGPSKLLIDGELVEEQTDNYPDAMGFMFGGAFSTQIKVHLDAGRKYKILAHTSPPTPKEGEVEDMGLLEGHVGLQVGFTPAPQLDRDYTAEAVRLAQEADMAIVFTGHEPVWETEGKDQVSFHLPKDGSQDCFISAVADVNPNVIVVNSTGVPIAMPWLVKIKALVQSWYPGQECGNAIADILTGRTTPEGHLPCTFPRDIRDCPAYGNFPGQQSVNKKLTVTYQEGVFVGYRHFDLLAQEKVNFPFGFGLSYTSFDFQDFSVQKVGSSTLDVRVQVTNTGAVAGGIAVQIYVGKEKAPNTEPKKQLAGFKKVRLQAQESHAVRILIEDRDFATYDEVERGWAVQGGIYRFMLGKSAQDIVAEVKVPIENKIYSRHLG; this is encoded by the exons ATGACGCCACCCAAGGTCGATATTGACCATATCTTGGGAAACTTAACCCTGAATGAAAAG ATCTCTCTCCTCGCTGGAGAAAGCGACTGGCAAACCGTGGGAATCCCTTCCAAAGGTGTTCCAGCCGTCAAGGTCTCAGATGGCCCCAATGGAGCACGCGGAGCCTCATTTGTGGACTCTACGACAGCAGCATGCTTTCCCGCGGCATGCTGCATCGCCGCAACATTCGACTCTGATCTCGCAAGAGATATTGGCGAGGCCATAGCTGAAGAAACTCGCTCCAAAGGCGCCAGGTGCTTGCTAGGACCGACTGTGTGCATCCATCGCCATCCGCTGGGTGGCCGCAACTTTGAGTCCTTCTCTGAGGATCCCTTTCTCTCGGGGAAACTCGCTGCTCAATACATCAACGGGCTCCAATCCCAAGGTGTGTCAGCTACAATCAAGCATTTTGCGGCCAATGAACAAGAAACCCAGCGTCTTACTGTCGATACTCTGGTTGGGGAGCGTGCATTGCGGGAAATCTATCTTCGACCATTTGAGATTGCAGTCAAGGAGGCCAATCCGTGGGCCATCATGACGTCTTACAATCTACTAAACGGTGAACATGCCGACTCCAACAAGTACTTACTCCAACAGGTTCTCCGGGACGATTGGGGCTGGGAAGGGCTTGTGGTTAGCGACTGGGGCGGCACAAACTCGACTGCAGACGCCCTTAACGCCGGGCTCGACTTGGAAATGCCTGGTCCAACAAGATGGCGAAAGCAAGAGGCCGTTCTTGAAGCGATAAAGGCCGGACAGCTTACACAAGGGACTATTGACCAGCGGGTGAAGCAGCTGTTGGCCTTCCTAGAACGGCTGGGATGTTTCCATGACCCTCGTATCCCGGACGAGCAGGCTATCAACAACCCGAGACACCAGTCACTTATTCGCGATGTGGGTTCTCGCGGTCTCGTCCTCTTAAAGAACGACACAAACATCCTACCGCTTAGGGCAACCGAATTGGACGGCAAGAAGATCGCTTTGCTCGGATACGCAAAGACGGCACTGGCTCATGGGGGTGGCAGTGCCTCGGTCGTTGCTCATTACAAGGTTACTCCTTGGGAAGCCTTGAAGAACGCACTCGGCGACCAAGTTGAACTTTCTTACGCAAAAG GTGCCGACACGCTTCGATACTTACCTCCAATCACTACAGGTGTCCTTGACTTGGATGGCAATCCCGGCTTCACGTACAAAAGATACGAGCCCAACAATCCTGTTCCGGTCGAGATCAAGCAAATGCACCCTGACTCGTTTGTCTCTGTCTTTGCCTCGGTCGGTTTTAGAGACTGTGACGTCAGCTTCGAAGGTCTATTTGAGGTCCACGAGACAGGGGAATACTACTTCTCGTGTGCAGGACTTGGGCCTAGTAAGCTCTTGATTGATGGTGAACTTGTTGAGGAGCAAACCGACAATTATCCAGATGCCATGGGTTTTATGTTTGGCGGCGCGTTTTCAACCCAGATCAAAGTCCATCTGGATGCCGGCAGAAAGTACAAGATTTTGGCACATACCTCTCCGCCAACCCCCAAAGAGGGCGAGGTTGAGGACATGGGTCTTCTGGAGGGACACGTTGGTCTGCAGGTTGGTTTCACGCCTGCTCCCCAGCTCGATCGGGACTATACAGCCGAGGCAGTGCGCCTCGCCCAGGAGGCCGACATGGCCATCGTCTTCACTGGGCATGAGCCGGTATGGGAGACTGAGGGCAAAGACCAGGTCAGCTTCCACCTTCCTAAAGATGGGAGCCAGGACTGCTTTATTTCCGCCGTGGCCGACGTCAATCCTAATGTTATCGTTGTGAACTCTACAGGAGTTCCCATCGCCATGCCGTGGCTTGTCAAGATTAAGGCCCTCGTCCAGTCGTGGTACCCTGGCCAAGAGTGTGGCAATGCGATTGCCGATATCCTTACGGGAAGAACTACCCCAGAAGGCCACCTACCTTGCACATTCCCTCGCGATATCCGCGATTGTCCCGCTTATGGAAACTTTCCCGGCCAGCAGTCAGTGAACAAGAAGTTGACAGTCACATACCAAGAAGGCGTCTTTGTTGGATATCGCCACTTCGATCTCCTCGCTCAAGAAAAGGTCAACTTCCCTTTTGGCTTCGGACTATCCTATACATCCTTTGACTTCCAAGACTTCAGCGTACAAAAGGTCGGCAGCAGCACACTCGATGTAAGAGTTCAAGTGACCAACACTGGCGCTGTGGCTGGTGGAATTGCTGTACAAATTTACGttggcaaggagaaggcaCCAAACACGGAGCCAAAGAAGCAACTTGCCGGTTTCAAAAAGGTTCGACTCCAGGCGCAAGAGTCGCACGCGGTACGGATTCTTATTGAAGACCGAGACTTTGCCACCTATGATGAGGTGGAACGTGGTTGGGCGGTGCAGGGAGGAATTTACCGTTTCATGCTTGGGAAATCAGCACAGGATATTGTCGCTGAGGTGAAAGTGCCCATAGAAAACAAGATATACAGCCGCCATCTTGGGTAG
- a CDS encoding Beta-glucosidase codes for MANTDVKGLLSKLTLEEKISLLAGSNFWETVAIPEKGVPALKTSDGPNGARGGKFQGSVTAACFPAACNVASTFDVDIARHLGVALGVEALTKGARCILGPTVCAHRHPLGGRNFESYSEDPYLTGKLASQNIQGIHVDTIVSDRALREIYMKTFEIAIKEANPHAVMTSYNKINGCHADSHLFLLQTILRGEWGWDGLVVSDWGGVNSTVESLIAGVDLEMPGPTRWRKVQSVVEAVEAGKLSEQVIDDRALHVLEFLKLHGCFENPEIPEEQAINRPEHQMLIREAGAKGMVLLKNDGGLLPLTKDKVKGKKIAVLGLAKECLAHGGGSASVSMHYKITPWGALQNAFENQDVELTFAEGARTMRQLPLITQHTKDVEGNPGFTWRMFEVGKSEPYRVIHGHPNSEVSIHDIMYIVNTSVELEGIFTAPETATYYSTLTGLGPSKVIINGSLLYEQKEKSSDPMGFLLGGVSAPLVKFDLESGKQYNILISSSPPEHVEGEDLGILESKVGVRLDYISATEYDKDLLTEATDLAKAADYAIVFTGHTPSWETEGQDQVGFHLPKDGSQDRLVSGVAAANPNTIVVNSTGVAVGMPWLDLVKGLVQAWFPGQEAGNSIVDVLTGVQNPEGHLTCTFPKRLEDCPAYGNFPGEYQGRQLTVNYAEGIFIEYRHFDTLPADNVNFPFGFGLSYTTFSYSDLVVSPTSEDSWTVSTKVSNTGSLQGAVAVQVYVGNSIRQPETPIKTLAGFKKQTLVPGDSAVVEVPVYARDFASWSEKQQEWVVSAGE; via the exons ATGGCAAACACCGACGTAAAGGGCCTTCTGTCGAAACTAACCCTTGAGGAAAAG ATTTCCTTGCTCGCGGGTTCCAACTTCTGGGAGACCGTGGCCATTCCCGAAAAGGGTGTTCCCGCTCTCAAG ACGTCTGATGGCCCCAATGGCGCACGAGGTGGCAAGTTCCAGGGCAGTGTGACTGCTGCTTGCTTTCCCGCCGCCTGCAACGTTGCGTCGACCTTTGACGTCGACATCGCTCGTCACCTAGGCGTGGCCCTCGGCGTGGAAGCTCTCACCAAGGGTGCTCGCTGCATATTAGGGCCAACCGTATGCGCCCACCGTCATCCTCTTGGAGGTCGAAATTTCGAGAGCTACTCCGAGGACCCCTATCTGACTGGCAAACTCGCCTCGCAAAACATCCAGGGCATCCA CGTCGACACCATCGTCAGTGATCGGGCCCTGCGGGAGATCTACATGAAGACCTTTGAGATCGCTATCAAGGAGGCAAATCCCCATGCCGTCATGACGTCCTATAACAAGATCAATGGCTGCCATGCTGACTCGCATCTCTTTCTCCTTCAGACTATCTTGCGGGGAGAATGGGGCTGGGACGGCCTCGTTGTGAGTGACTGGGGTGGTGTGAATTCAACCGTCGAGTCACTTATTGCTGGCGTCGATCTCGAGATGCCTGGCCCAACTCGCTGGAGAAAGGTTCAGAGCGTGGTCGAAGCTGTCGAAGCTGGGAAACTATCAGAACAAGTTATCGACGACAGGGCTCTCCATGTCTTGGAGTTTCTTAAGCTCCACGGCTGCTTTGAAAACCCAGAGATCCCGGAGGAGCAGGCTATCAACCGGCCTGAGCATCAAATGCTTATTCGTGAAGCTGGTGCCAAGGGCATGGTTCTACTCAAGAACGATGGCGGACTTTTGCCTTTGACTaaggacaaggtcaaggggaagaagattgCAGTCTTGGGTCTTGCAAAGGAATGCCTCGCCCACGGCGGTGGCAGTGCTTCTGTCAGCATGCATTACAAGATCACCCCATGGGGAGCCCTTCAGAACGCCTTCGAGAACCAGGACGTTGAACTGACATTTGCCGAGG GCGCTCGCACTATGCGTCAGCTGCCTCTCATCACCCAGCATACCAAGGATGTCGAGGGCAACCCCGGCTTCACCTGGCGCATGTTTGAAGTTGGCAAATCCGAACCCTACAGAGTCATTCACGGCCACCCCAACTCTGAGGTATCGATCCACGATATTATGTATATCGTCAATACCTCTGTTGAGCTCGAGGGAATCTTTACGGCCCCTGAAACAGCTACCTACTACTCTACCCTCACTGGCTTGGGCCCTtccaaggtcatcatcaacggAAGTCTTCTATACGAGCAGAAGGAAAAGAGCTCTGACCCCATGGGTTTCCTGCTCGGTGGAGTATCGGCTCCTCTTGTCAAGTTCGACCTTGAATCTGGCAAACAATACAACATCTTGATCTCGAGCTCGCCGCCTGAACATGTTGAGGGCGAGGATCTTGGAATCCTCGAAAGCAAGGTTGGCGTACGATTGGACTATATTTCGGCTACCGAGTATGACAAGGATCTGCTCACCGAGGCTACTGATCTCGCCAAGGCAGCCGACTACGCTATCGTCTTTACGGGCCATACCCCCTCTTGGGAGACTGAAGGGCAGGATCAGGTTGGATTCCACCTCCCCAAGGATGGTAGTCAGGACCGTCTTGTGTCGGGAGTCGCTGCGGCAAACCCTAACACGATAGTTGTCAACTCAACTGGCGTGGCTGTCGGAATGCCCTGGCTAGACCTGGTGAAGGGCCTAGTACAGGCCTGGTTCCCCGGCCAAGAGGCTGGCAACTCTATCGTTGACGTCTTGACAGGCGTTCAGAACCCTGAGGGCCACTTGACCTGCACGTTCCCCAAGAGACTAGAGGATTGTCCAGCTTACGGGAATTTCCCCGGCGAGTATCAGGGTCGCCAGCTGACTGTCAACTACGCCGAGGGCATTTTCATCGAGTACAGGCACTTTGATACCCTTCCAGCGGACAATGTCAACTTCCCCTTCGGCTTTGGCCTGTCGTATACAACCTTTAGCTACTCGGACCTTGTCGTCTCGCCAACTTCTGAAGACAGCTGGACCGTCAGTACCAAGGTTTCCAATACTGGCAGCCTTCAGGGAGCGGTAGCCGTGCAGGTATACGTGGGCAATAGCATCCGACAGCCCGAAACCCCCATTAAGACTCTAGCTGGCTTTAAGAAGCAAACCTTGGTGCCTGGTGACTCGGCAGTAGTTGAAGTGCCCGTCTATGCCCGCGACTTTGCGTCCTGGAGCGAGAAGCAGCAAGAATGGGTGGTTAGCGCTGGTGAATAA
- a CDS encoding MFS domain-containing protein, with the protein MTQAVSDPEAAPRRSSVAKIDVHDQAIDATIHEHSLGFWQALRLYPKAIGWAAYFSLGIIVTAFDPQLIGQLIATPAFQRAYGREHDGEFYIAAPWQSALNMGAPIGQIFGAFTAGSLMEKIGRKKSFGLCTIAITGCVFIQFFSGSLAVLFVGELFAGLVLGVFVTIAPAYASEVAPLAVRGVVTASINLCFAGGQLMANGTVARSQKLDSRWAFRIPFAVQWLWPLIIVAGFPFAPESPWWLQRQGRLEEAERALKKLSSSSVDVKATLAMIIETDRAEQEIQVGSKYLDCFKGSNRRRTHISIGVICIQVFSGVYLATYATYFFQLGGLPTSQSFNMSLGMTGLGAFGTILSWFTLSYLGRRILFVYGLAILTALQFVIGALDCAPNYENRPGFAWAESVVMLIWYFIYSITIGPVAYVFLCEVSAVRVRGKTIAIALAAQGVATIFMTVCFPYMVNPDEGNMRGKIGFFFGGLAFCCLIWSWFKLPELKGMTFHEVDCLFAQGTKARDFKRTNITDGVEMVGAKAAPAMKVKEDKV; encoded by the exons ATGACCCAGGCCGTCAGTGACCCCGAGGCTGCCCCAAGGCGTTCCTCAGTGGCCAAGATAGACGTCCATGATCAGGCCATCGATGCAACTATCCACGAGCACTCGCTTGGGTTCTGGCAAGCTTTGAGGCTCTATCCCAAAGCTATCGGCTGGGCTGCCTATTTCTCCTTGGGAATCATCGT AACGGCCTTCGATCCTCAGCTCATCGGCCAGCTGATTGCCACACCTGCATTCCAAAGGGCCTACGGCCGCGAACACGATGGAGAATTCTACATTGCCGCCCCGTGGCAGAGTGCTTTGAATATGGGCGCACCCATCGGTCAGATCTTCGGCGCCTTCACCGCCGGATCTTTGATGGAGAAGATCGGTCGCAAGAAGTCATTCGGGCTCTGCACAATTGCCATCACCGGATGCGTCTTTATACAATTCTTCTCCGGCTCGCTCGCCGTATTATTCGTCGGCGAGCTCTTTGCTGGCCTGGTCCTGGGTGTCTTTGTCACTATTGCACCCGCCTACGCCTCCGAGGTTGCGCCTCTGGCGGTCCGTGGCGTCGTTACGGCTTCGATCAATCTCTGCTTCGCAGGGGGTCAGTTGATGGCCAATGGAACCGTTGCCAGATCCCAGAAACTTGATTCAAGATGGGCCTTCCGTATCCCGTTTGCTGTGCAGTGGCTGTGGCCATTGATCATCGTTGCCGGGTTTCCTTTTGCCCCTGAAAG CCCTTGGTGGCTGCAAAGACAGGGTCGCCTCGAGGAAGCCGAAAGAGCCCTGAAGAAGCTCTCGAGTTCTTCGGTCGACGTCAAAGCAACACTCGCCATGATAATCGAGACGGACCGCGCCGAGCAAGAGATCCAGGTGGGCTCCAAGTACCTGGACTGCTTCAAGGGTAGCAACCGCAGGCGAACACACATCTCGATCGGCGTCATCTGCATCCAGGTCTTCTCGGGAGTCTATCTTGCCACGTACGCCACCTATTTCTTTCAGTTGGGAGGATTGCCGACAAGCCAATCCTTCAATATGAGTCTGGGAATGACAGGGCTCGGGGCTTTCGGAACCATCCTCTCATGGTTTACACTCTCGTACCTGGGCCGCCGTATTCTCTTCGTCTACGGCCTTGCCATCCTAACGGCTCTTCAGTTCGTCATTGGCGCTCTCGACTGCGCACCGAACTATGAAAACAGGCCTGGCTTCGCATGGGCCGAGAGTGTCGTCATGCTCATCTGGTACTTCATTtactccatcaccatcggtCCTGTGGCCTATGTCTTCCTATGCGAAGTCTCAGCTGTTCGTGTGCGTGGCAAGACTATCGCCATTGCTCTCGCAGCACAAGGAGTTGCTACCATCTTCATGACGGTCTGCTTTCCTTACATGGTCAACCCGGATGAGGGTAACATGCGAGGCAAgattggcttcttctttggtGGTCTGGCCTTCTGTTGCCTGATTTGGTCATGGTTCAAACTGCCAGAGCTGAAGGGAATGACATTCCATGAGGTTGACTGCTTGTTTGCTCAGGGAACCAAGGCCAGGGACTTCAAGCGAACCAACATCACAGACGGTGTTGAAATGGTCGGCGCAAAGGCTGCCCCTGCGATGAAGGTGAAGGAGGATAAGGTTTAG
- a CDS encoding PKS-ER domain-containing protein, giving the protein MGSAERNPAFVLRAVHDTIIEERPIPKLRNEWDVRVRIAQTGICGSDVHYWDHGRIGDFILTNPIILGHESSGTVVEVGSAVKNVKVGDRVAIEPGVPCRHCDYCRSGGYNLCPDTVFAATPPHDGTLSKYYVVAADYCFPIPDHMDMEQGALVEPVSSAVQMVRTGDVRGNQTVVVFGCGPMGVLCQAICRVWGCKRVIGIDIVQSRLDFAASFSGGRKEDVFMPPPKPSGKDGMEWSEHLAKVIKEKFNLGEGPEVVLEVTGAESCIQTGVHLTKKGGTFVQAGMGTENVLFPIAVACVRELRIQGSIRYKTGCHPTAVDLVASGAIDVKKLITHRYKFEQSEEAFQKVKAREEGTLKVMIEGVQD; this is encoded by the exons ATGGGTTCAGCCGAGCGAAACCCCGCCTTTGTTCTTCGGGCGGTTCACGACACCATCATCGAAGAGCGTCCCATCCCCAAGCTTCGCAACGAATGGGACGTTCGCGTCCGCATCGCTCAGACTGGAATCTGCGGTAGCGATGTTCACTACTGGGACCACGGCCGCATTGGTGACTTCATCCTCACAAACCCGATCATTCTCGGTCACGAATCCTCGGGCACTGTTGTCGAGGTAGGCTCTGCTGTCAAGAACGTCAAGGTGGGCGACCGCGTCGCCATTGAGCCAGGAGTGCCCTGCCGACA CTGCGACTACTGCCGAAGTGGCGGCTATAACCTCTGCCCCGACACAGTCTTCGCCGCGACGCCCCCCCACGATGGCACATTATCCAAGTACTATGTGGTTGCGGCCGACTATTGTTTCCCGATTCCCGACCATATGGATATGGAGCAAGGAGCCCTTGTGGAGCCCGTCTCTTCAGCTGTCCAGATGGTCCGTACAGGTGACGTTCGCGGCAACCAGaccgtcgtcgtctttggcTGTGGCCCCATGGGCGTCCTCTGCCAGGCTATCTGCCGCGTCTGGGGCTGCAAGAGGGTGATTGGCATTGATATCGTCCAGTCGAGACTTGACTTTGCTGCCTCGTTCAGTGGCGGTCGGAAAGAGGACGTGTTCATGCCACCTCCCAAGCCTTCCGGCAAGGACGGTATGGAGTGGAGCGAGCACCTtgccaaggtcatcaaggagaagTTCAACTTGGGTGAAGGCCCGGAAGTGGTGCTCGAGGTGACGGGCGCCGAATCCTGCATTCAGACTGGAGTCCATCTGACAAAGAAGGGCGGCACTTTTGTCCAGGCAGGAATGGGTACCGAG AATGTCTTGTTCCCTATTGCCGTCGCTTGCGTGCGAGAACTCAGGATCCAGGGCTCCATCCGGTACAAGACAGGCTGCCATCCCACAGCTGTTGACCTGGTTGCCAGTGGTGCCATCgacgtcaagaagctcatcacCCACCGGTACAAGTTCGAGCAGTCTGAGGAGGCCTTCcagaaggtcaaggccagAGAAGAGGGCACACTAAAGGTCATGATTGAGGGTGTTCAGGACTAG
- a CDS encoding Mac domain-containing protein, giving the protein MAQSVEWQKMLRGELYWAWDEDLQANRTRCKKACEAFNAAAHEPKRRRVELWRNIVGDTRPLPPVNPDPKEDEALFEDTDPHVDGPISVDHGINFKVGKGTFLNFNLLVLDTCLITIGDNVLFGPNVCLYGAIHPVDPAVRNGLKGPEAGKEIHIEDHVWIGGSVLILAGVTVGKGSTVGAGSVVTKVRHHFFLVPVALSHIVANSSQQDVPPYHFVAGNPARVIRRIETTMDPEYRGDKQAA; this is encoded by the exons ATGGCACAGTCTGTGGAATGGCAGAAGATGCTCCGGGGAGAGCTGTACTGGGCATGGGATGAAGACCTGCAGGCCAACAGAACTCGATGCAAGAAGGCGTGTGAAGCCTTCAATGCTGCAGCTCACGAGCCTAAGCGCCGGCGTGTCGAGCTATGGAGAAA CATCGTTGGGGACACCCGGCCTTTACCACCTGTCAATCCCGACCCTaaggaggatgaggcgcTCTTTGAGGATACAGATCCCCACGTTGACGGGCCCATCTCGGTCGACCATGGGATCAATTTCAAGGTTGGCAAGGGGACATTCCTGAATTTCAACCTGCTCGTTTTGGATACCTGCTTGATCACCATTGGTGATAACGTTCTTTTTGGCCCCAATGTCTGCCTCTACGGTGCCATCCATCCTGTTGATCCAGCAGTCCGCAACGGCCTCAAGGGCCCTGAGGCTGGCAAGGAGATCCATATTGAAGACCACGTTTGGATTGGAGGTAGTGTCCTCATTCTGGCGGGCGTGACGGTTGGCAAAGGCAGCACTGTCGGAGCAGGCTCGGTGGTCACCAAGGTTCGCCAccacttcttcttggtccCCGTAGCGCTTTCGCATATCGTTGCTAACAGCAGCCAACAGGACGTGCCCCCTTATCATTTCGTGGCGGGAAACCCTGCCAGAGTCATACGTCGTATAGAAACAACAATGGATCCGGAGTACAGGGGTGACAAGCAAGCTGCCTAG
- a CDS encoding DAO domain-containing protein, with translation MPCDLTKDSSIIVVGAGTWGCSAALHLARRGYIDVTVYDPFPVPSAISAGNDINKVLEGGSFSDGDDQAIVAEILLAAARQGWKHDPVFTPFFHNVGYILAASSPEAIKTTYDREIRHHKELFTEVSSPEEFRNTMRPGVLTGNFPGWKGWHQKSDVGWVHARKAMTSAFNEASRLGVKLVSGNARGLVKGLLLENDDVVGIRTADGLEHRADRVILSAGAHAASIIDFENQLRPTAWTVAHIKMSPEEAKLYKDLPVLFHSEKGFFIEPDVDKLELKICDEHPGYVNWVLPNSDGGDSSKSLPQSIPIPRNQIPAASARRIREFLSEVLPQLVDRPFSHTATVWCADTPNRAFIITKHPRHPSLVVAAGDSGHGFTHLPSIGGFIADVMEDGLDPRIAQTWRWRPETAKEFWGNNLLGRSGAGNRVQDIKETIEEGWVQGYADSVCSTSGKARL, from the exons ATGCCATGCGACCTCACCAAAGACtccagcatcatcgtcgttggaGCCGGCACTTGGGGCTGTTCAGCTGCTCTGCACCTGGCTCGTCGTGGCTACATAGATGTGACCGTATACGATCCCTTCCCTGTCCCTTCAGCAATCTCGGCTGGCAACGACATAAACAAAGTGTTGGAAGGCG GCTCATTCTCCGATGGCGACGACCAGGCAATTGTGGCAGAAATACTGTTGGCCGCTGCCAGGCAGGGCTGGAAGCACGATCCAGTCTTTACTCCTTTCTTCCACAACGTTGGATACATCCTCGCCGCGTCCTCtcccgaggccatcaagaccaCGTACGATCGAGAGATCCGACACCATAAAGAGCTATTCACTGAGGTCAGCTCCCCCGAGGAGTTCCGCAATACCATGCGCCCTGGTGTTCTGACCGGAAATTTCCCCGGCTGGAAGGGCTGGCACCAAAAGTCGGATGTGGGCTGGGTACACGCCCGCAAGGCCATGACTTCTGCATTCAACGAAGCTTCTCGTCTGGGTGTCAAGTTGGTTTCTGGAAATGCCCGTGGCCTGGTCAAGGGCTTGCTCTTGGAGAACGACGACGTTGTCGGTATCCGTACTGCAGATGGTCTAGAGCATCGGGCCGACAGAGTCATCCTGTCGGCCGGTGCCCATGCCGCGTCTATCATCGACTTTGAGAACCAACTTCGCCCGACGGCCTGGACTGTGGCTCACATCAAGATGTCCCCAGAGGAGGCAAAGCTATACAAGGATCTTCCCGTCCTATTCCACAGTGAGAAGGGATTCTTTATCGAGCCCGATGTTGACAAGCTCGAGCTCAAGATCTGCGATGAACATCCTGGCTACGTCAACTGGGTTCTCCCGAACTCTGACGGTGGCGACAGCTCAAAGAGTCTTCCCCAGTCCATCCCAATCCCCCGAAACCAGATCCCTGCTGCCTCGGCTCGCCGCATACGCGAGTTCCTCAGCGAGGTCCTACCCCAGCTGGTAGACAGGCCATTTAGTCATACCGCCACCGTCTGGTGTGCCGACACGCCTAACCgcgccttcatcatcacgaAGCACCCGAGGCACCCATCTCTCGTGGTGGCGGCCGGTGACTCGGGCCATGGTTTCACCCATCTGCCCTCAATCGGCGGCTTCATTGCCGATGTCATGGAGGACGGCCTTGACCCTCGGATTGCGCAGACGTGGCGGTGGAGGCCCGAGACGGCCAAGGAATTCTGGGGCAATAACTTGCTGGGAAGATCCGGAGCCGGAAACCGCGTCCAAGACATCAAGGAGACTATCGAAGAGGGCTGGGTGCAGGGATACGCGGACTCGGTTTGCTCCACCAGTGGCAAAGCACGTTTGTAA
- a CDS encoding Beta-lactamase domain-containing protein: MANIIPPETASALRARIDLETSGPDPSIPGLVYCAVNRDGDVIFSHASGTTALGGKMPMTLDTTFWLASFTKMATGIACMQLIEQGRLRLDDSDLIERLAPELRDVQVLEEQPDGTITLVPKKTPITLKMLLTHTSGFGYAFSVPKLRDWSRPIGLDDFSGIKSDTLNRPLVHQPGTTFEYGTGVDWAGVLVERITGQSLEDYFQEHILRPLGIQTISFRATNHLKGRLATMHHRDPSGKLHIRDHLYRAPLVEQDPDKLFCMGGAGCFGAPIEYCDLIATLLNNGTHPKIGVQLLKPDTVELMFTDQIPEHPRHVNEFWEAAKRDLTNQGPIMTYEGDPTEGWGLTFSLSHQPSATGRAAGSASWEGLANLFWFADRKTGVGCVIASQILPYGDTTVLRCSEDVERGIYTALKESKYA; encoded by the exons ATGGCCAACATCATCCCCCCCGAAACAGCTTCCGCTCTGCGAGCCCGGATAGACCTCGAAACTTCAGGTCCAGATCCCAGCATCCCCGGCCTGGTGTACTGCGCCGTTAACCGAGATGGAGATGTAATATTCAGCCACGCGTCCGGGACCACCGCCCTGGGGGGGAAAATGCCCATGACCCTGGACACGACCTTCTGGCTTGCCTCGTTCACCAAGATGGCCACCGGCATTGCCTGCATGCAGTTGATTGAGCAGGGCCGCCTGCGGCTGGACGACTCGGATCTCATCGAGAGGCTCGCGCCCGAATTGCGAGACGTCCAGgtcctcgaggagcagcCCGACGGCACGATTACGCTGGTGCCCAAGAAGACCCCCATCACTCTCAAAATGCTTCTCACTCACACCTCAGGTTTTGGTTATGCCTTTAGTGTGCCCAAGCTCAGGGATTGGAGTCGGCCAATAGGCCTAGACGACTTCTCTGGCATAAAGTCCGACACACTTAACAGGCCGCTCGTCCACCAGCCGGGTACCACTTTCGAGTACGGAACTGGCGTGGATTGGGCTGGGGTTTTGGTCGAACGAATTACCGGACAATCGCTAGAGGACTATTTCCAGGAGCATATATTACGGCCGCTTGGTATCCAGACCATCTCATTCCGAGCTACTAATCACCTCAAGGGCCGGTTGGCGACTATGCATCATCGAGACCCCAGCGGAAAATTACACATTCGGGACCATCTATACCGAGCGCCTCTCGTGGAGCAGGATCCCGACAAGCTATTTTGCATGGGTGGAGCAGGGTGTTTTGGAGCCCCCATTGAGTACTGTG ACTTGATCGCGACGCTTCTTAACAACGGCACGCATCCCAAGATTGGGGTCCAACTCCTCAAGCCGGACACAGTTGAAC TTATGTTCACGGACCAGATTCCAGAGCACCCTCGTCATGTGAACGAGTTTTGGGAAGCTGCCAAGCGTGATCTCACAAACCAGGGGCCCATCATGACTTACGAGGGCGATCCAACCGAGGGCTGGGGCCTAACGTTCTCCCTCAGCCACCAACCCAGTGCCACAGGAAGAGCCGCAGGCTCCGCCTCATGGGAGGGATTGGCAAATCTATTCTGGTTTGCCGACCGCAAGACCGGAGTGGGCTGTGTGATTGCGTCGCAGATCCTCCCTTATGGCG ATACAACAGTTTTGCGGTGCTCGGAAGATGTTGAACGGGGAATTTACACGGCACTCAAAGAGTCAAAGTATGCATAG